From Flavobacterium alkalisoli, the proteins below share one genomic window:
- a CDS encoding DUF1304 domain-containing protein, producing the protein MAIISSSIIVIVAMLHLYIFWLESFAWTTRGRKVFKKFPAELFEKTKSMAANQGLYNGFLAAGLLWSLFIENEEWRVNVAMFFLGCVAIAGLYGATTVQKSIFYIQALPAIVGLICLYFNI; encoded by the coding sequence ATGGCAATAATTTCTTCATCAATAATAGTTATAGTGGCAATGCTGCACCTTTACATTTTTTGGTTAGAAAGCTTTGCCTGGACAACACGCGGCAGGAAAGTTTTTAAAAAGTTTCCTGCCGAACTTTTTGAAAAAACCAAATCCATGGCAGCAAACCAGGGTTTGTATAATGGCTTTTTGGCCGCCGGACTGCTTTGGTCGCTTTTTATAGAGAATGAAGAGTGGCGCGTTAATGTGGCTATGTTCTTTCTTGGCTGTGTGGCAATTGCCGGACTGTATGGTGCAACCACCGTACAAAAAAGCATTTTCTACATACAGGCATTACCCGCAATTGTAGGATTAATATGTCTTTATTTTAATATTTAA
- a CDS encoding GldL-related protein: protein MKYWIIIVVFLLGYSITIVGAMLRVMHWPWGSEMIVSGSLAEALAVLLLAIKVIINRKSNSFLNS from the coding sequence ATGAAGTACTGGATAATAATTGTTGTATTTTTATTAGGATATTCAATCACAATAGTTGGAGCAATGCTTAGGGTGATGCACTGGCCGTGGGGGTCTGAAATGATTGTTTCAGGATCTCTTGCAGAAGCACTGGCAGTATTGCTACTTGCTATTAAAGTAATTATCAACAGAAAGTCAAATTCATTCTTAAATAGTTAA